A genomic stretch from Kribbella jejuensis includes:
- a CDS encoding DUF1707 and DUF4870 domain-containing protein, with product MSTSELLVTSAQRDRAVEILKEMYADGRLDHMEFDLRLDKALNARTRAELNSTFDGLVSRPVPTFAPAAFTRPAPLQTYHGDGRGLGTVAHWLGYPTSFVGPALVVATAGQRNPAVRRHAVEALNFQLTAAGAFALLGIMTGFTHGLLGFLFPILGILWFLLTGIGGLATAAGGKFRYPFTIRLIK from the coding sequence ATGTCCACTTCAGAGTTGCTGGTGACGTCGGCTCAGCGGGATCGGGCCGTCGAGATCCTCAAAGAGATGTACGCCGACGGCCGCCTCGACCACATGGAGTTCGACCTCCGGTTGGACAAGGCGCTCAACGCGCGGACCCGGGCCGAGTTGAACAGCACGTTCGACGGGCTCGTCTCCCGCCCGGTGCCGACGTTCGCGCCGGCCGCCTTCACCCGGCCCGCGCCGCTGCAGACCTACCACGGCGACGGCCGCGGGCTCGGTACGGTCGCGCACTGGCTCGGGTACCCGACCTCGTTCGTCGGCCCGGCGCTCGTCGTCGCGACCGCCGGCCAGCGGAACCCCGCCGTACGCCGCCACGCGGTCGAGGCGCTGAACTTCCAGCTGACCGCGGCCGGGGCGTTCGCGCTGCTCGGGATCATGACCGGGTTCACGCACGGGTTGCTCGGGTTCCTGTTCCCGATCCTCGGCATCCTCTGGTTCCTGCTCACGGGCATCGGCGGCCTCGCCACCGCGGCCGGCGGCAAGTTCCGCTACCCGTTCACCATCCGCCTGATCAAGTAG
- a CDS encoding YoaK family protein, with protein sequence MGVPVSTRWEVGAFLGLTAATGLIDAVSYLKLGHTFVANMTGNVVFLGFAVAPGSGFRLGPPVVAVAGFVLGSVLGGRAARVLEARPRRWLGIVFATQAAVLLLCGLLVGVGVLRESGGTSYLLILALAACFGLQNATVRQVAPKDMTTTVLTLTLTGLAADNVLGNGRAASPYRRVGSILAMLAGAAAGALLLRVTIGWVIALAGAVVAAAAAVFALAPAD encoded by the coding sequence GTGGGCGTACCCGTATCAACGCGGTGGGAGGTCGGTGCGTTCCTCGGGCTGACCGCGGCGACCGGGCTGATCGACGCGGTCAGCTACCTGAAGCTCGGACATACCTTCGTCGCGAACATGACCGGGAACGTGGTCTTCCTCGGGTTCGCGGTCGCGCCCGGGTCGGGATTCCGGCTCGGGCCGCCGGTGGTCGCCGTCGCCGGCTTCGTTCTCGGCTCGGTGCTCGGCGGCCGGGCGGCGCGCGTACTCGAGGCGCGGCCGCGGCGCTGGCTCGGCATCGTCTTCGCCACGCAGGCCGCGGTGCTGCTGTTGTGCGGTCTGCTGGTCGGGGTCGGCGTACTGCGGGAATCGGGCGGTACGTCGTACCTCCTGATCCTCGCGCTGGCGGCCTGTTTCGGACTGCAGAACGCGACCGTACGGCAGGTCGCCCCGAAGGACATGACCACGACCGTACTCACGCTGACGCTCACCGGCCTCGCCGCGGACAACGTGCTCGGCAACGGGCGAGCGGCCAGCCCGTACCGCCGCGTCGGCTCGATCCTCGCGATGCTCGCCGGCGCTGCGGCCGGCGCCCTGCTGCTGCGCGTCACGATCGGCTGGGTGATCGCCCTCGCGGGAGCCGTGGTCGCGGCCGCGGCCGCCGTCTTCGCGCTGGCTCCGGCGGACTGA